CCAACTCCTCTTTTTGCTCCAGCTCCGCCTGACGCTGCTGCGACTCTGCAGACAACTCCCCGGACAACTGGTTAACACGGGATTCCAGCGTGCGATAGGAATCAGTAATCTGCCGGGACATCTGATTGAACAGATCCAGCGCCGTACCCACAGCCTCATCATCCTGCTCCGGGAACAACGCCGTCACCTTGTCATTGACATCCGCCGCCGCATTGGCTGAAGGCCCTTCAGTGGCTAAAGGCTTCTTCGCCGACGACAAACCAACAAACTGCAACTGACTCATAAACTCGCCCTCTGACCGGACCAAACTCCGGCCCGTACCAATCGGATGGATCGTTTGGGCAGACCTAAGCCAGCACCGTGCCAACTTTACTTTTTGCTTATATTTCAACAGGAAGGAAAATCAAAGAACGGACATATGACGGGTTTACGTCACCCGAAAACAACAACGGCGTCAAAGATTACAAACCTTTGACGCCGTTTGAAACATATTGCCGGGAAGGCTCCTCCACAGTTAGAGGCGTGCAGCCGTCAGCCTTCCCCGGCCTCTTCATCCTCATCCCGGAGCCCATACTTTCGCACCTTCTCCACCAGCGTCGTCCGCCGAATGCGCAGCTTCTCCGCCGCCCGGGCCACTACCCCACCGGCCTCATCCAGAGCCTGCTGGATCAGCTGCTTCTCAAGGTTGGAGAGGTAGTCCTTCAGATCGATACCGTTCACCGGTAACAGGGCCGGAGCGTCCAGCCCCACCAGCCCCGGAATATTGGAGGGCATCCCCGAGTCCTCGACCGGCCGATTCTCATCGTAGTCGTCCACGTAGCGGAACTTCTTGGGCAGCTCCTGCACCCCGATGACCCCGTATGGATTCATGATCGCCAACCGCTCCACCAGGTTCGCCAACTCCCGCACGTTACCCGGCCAGTCGTGGCGACACAGGCTCATGATCGCCGCGGAATTCAACCGCAGTGAGCCACGCTTCTCTTTCTCCATACGGGAGATCAATTCATTGATCAGCAGCGGGATGTCTTCTACACGTTCCCGCAGGGCCGGCATCTCAATGGGGAAGACGTTCAGGCGATAGTAAAGATCTTCCCGGAAATCGCCGTTTTCGATCATGTCTTCGAGAATCTTGTGGGTTGCCGCAATTACCCGCACATCGGCGGACTGGGTGCGGTTGCTGCCCACCCGCTCGTAGGTGCGCTCCTGCAATACCCGCAGTATCTTCACCTGCATGTTCAGGGGCATATCGCCAATTTCATCGAGGAACAGAGTGCCACCTTCGGCGAGCTCAAACCTTCCAACGCGGGCGGTAATGGCCCCGGTAAAGGCACCTTTCTCATGGCCGAACAGCTCACTTTCCAGCAGCTCTGCAGGTATAGCGCCACAGTTGACCGGGACGAAGGGCTTGTCCCGTCGGGCGGAATGGTAATGCAGATTGCGAGCCACCACTTCCTTACCGGTACCGGATTCGCCGGTAATCAGCACGCTCACATCCTTGTCTGCCACCTGCTCCATCAACTGGCGCACAGATTGCACCTTGCGGCTGGTACCCACCAGGCTGCGGAACAGCTGCAATCCACGCTGCTGGCCACGCTCACGCGACCGTGAAAACTGGTCACGGTAGACCTGGGCGCGATACATGGAATCCACAAACTTGGTGTAGTTAAGGGGCCACTCCATGCGG
Above is a genomic segment from Marinobacter panjinensis containing:
- a CDS encoding sigma-54 dependent transcriptional regulator; its protein translation is MSKNNKVLVLSEDDSRKRDIATILEFIGEEDVVFGEEAYALLASGDPEKLDEISAVVVNGEDAGVRKTVSVVCEATVGVPVLMIGYPDLKQLSEDQASRVIARMEWPLNYTKFVDSMYRAQVYRDQFSRSRERGQQRGLQLFRSLVGTSRKVQSVRQLMEQVADKDVSVLITGESGTGKEVVARNLHYHSARRDKPFVPVNCGAIPAELLESELFGHEKGAFTGAITARVGRFELAEGGTLFLDEIGDMPLNMQVKILRVLQERTYERVGSNRTQSADVRVIAATHKILEDMIENGDFREDLYYRLNVFPIEMPALRERVEDIPLLINELISRMEKEKRGSLRLNSAAIMSLCRHDWPGNVRELANLVERLAIMNPYGVIGVQELPKKFRYVDDYDENRPVEDSGMPSNIPGLVGLDAPALLPVNGIDLKDYLSNLEKQLIQQALDEAGGVVARAAEKLRIRRTTLVEKVRKYGLRDEDEEAGEG